In a genomic window of Defluviimonas aquaemixtae:
- a CDS encoding Gfo/Idh/MocA family protein, whose product MEIALVGIGKIAQDQHVPAIGASPDWTLAATVSRHGQVEGVEAFTDFDTMLAARPDVRVVSLCLPPVPRFAYAASAIRTGRHVMLEKPPGATLAECHALEQLARVHRVSLFATWHSREADSVAAAKAWLADKTLRRLAVNWKEDVRRWHPGQEWIWEPGGLGVFDPGINALSIVTEILPGPIHLSSAELAYPENRQTPIAATLDFFHPQGATVTAEFDWRQEGDQIWTIEAATDEGTLRIVDGGARIEIEGEPRKIAPDLPLSGEYPRLYAKMARLISEGKIDMDLAPLRHVADAFMLGRRRRVAPFHFRGKQEVKP is encoded by the coding sequence ATGGAGATCGCGCTCGTCGGCATCGGCAAGATTGCGCAGGACCAGCATGTTCCCGCCATTGGCGCTTCGCCGGACTGGACGCTTGCGGCGACCGTCTCGCGTCATGGCCAGGTCGAAGGCGTGGAGGCCTTCACTGACTTCGACACGATGCTCGCCGCGCGTCCCGATGTCAGAGTCGTGTCGCTCTGCCTGCCGCCCGTTCCGCGCTTTGCCTATGCTGCCTCGGCGATCCGCACCGGGCGCCACGTGATGCTGGAAAAACCGCCGGGGGCCACGCTTGCGGAGTGCCACGCGCTTGAACAGCTCGCTCGCGTGCACCGGGTGTCGCTCTTCGCGACGTGGCACTCGCGCGAGGCCGATTCAGTGGCGGCAGCGAAGGCCTGGCTAGCGGACAAGACCCTCCGCCGCCTCGCCGTGAATTGGAAAGAGGATGTGCGGCGCTGGCATCCGGGCCAGGAATGGATTTGGGAGCCGGGCGGGCTCGGCGTGTTCGATCCCGGCATCAACGCGCTTTCAATCGTGACCGAAATACTGCCTGGCCCGATCCATCTGAGCAGCGCTGAACTCGCTTACCCCGAGAACCGTCAGACGCCCATCGCCGCAACGCTTGACTTTTTTCACCCGCAGGGCGCGACGGTGACGGCAGAGTTCGACTGGCGACAGGAGGGCGACCAGATTTGGACGATCGAGGCCGCAACCGATGAGGGGACGCTGCGTATTGTCGATGGCGGCGCGCGTATCGAAATTGAGGGCGAACCACGCAAGATCGCCCCCGACCTGCCGCTTTCCGGTGAATATCCGCGCCTTTACGCGAAGATGGCGCGGCTGATCTCCGAAGGCAAAATCGACATGGACCTCGCGCCCCTGCGGCACGTCGCAGACGCATTCATGCTCGGCCGCCGTAGACGCGTCGCGCCGTTTCACTTTCGAGGAAAGCAAGAGGTCAAACCGTGA
- a CDS encoding nuclear transport factor 2 family protein, whose product MTEDHPNVALLKRLDLRNLAASRGLIAEDVVWHYFNPNLPDLQGDYVGLDGLHSFFEAIAQKSGGTFNINPMSVTPVGDELVVVQSRNTLTFRGRSVAVDVVVVWRIVDGRVVQVWDIVPGDAKEVQDD is encoded by the coding sequence ATGACCGAAGACCATCCAAATGTCGCGCTGTTGAAGCGTCTTGATCTGCGCAATCTCGCGGCATCGAGGGGCCTGATCGCCGAAGATGTCGTCTGGCACTACTTCAATCCCAACCTGCCCGACTTGCAGGGGGACTATGTCGGATTGGACGGCCTCCACTCTTTCTTCGAGGCCATCGCCCAGAAGTCCGGCGGGACGTTCAATATCAATCCCATGTCGGTCACACCCGTCGGGGACGAGCTGGTTGTCGTGCAGTCGCGAAACACGCTGACCTTCCGGGGCCGCTCGGTCGCCGTGGACGTCGTGGTCGTCTGGCGCATCGTGGACGGGCGGGTGGTGCAGGTTTGGGACATCGTCCCGGGCGATGCGAAGGAGGTTCAAGATGACTGA
- a CDS encoding DUF7220 family protein, whose product MCQSRSLSAIEPASNLVMGYGLAMILQLAVFAVMGLAVTPVQSLHLGGVFTLLSFARSHALHRLIERIGHGGRK is encoded by the coding sequence GTGTGCCAATCGCGCAGTCTCTCCGCCATCGAGCCCGCATCCAATCTTGTCATGGGCTACGGGCTTGCCATGATCCTACAGCTTGCGGTCTTTGCGGTGATGGGACTCGCAGTCACGCCGGTTCAGTCGCTGCATTTGGGCGGCGTATTCACCTTGCTCTCCTTTGCTCGAAGCCACGCGCTGCATCGTCTCATCGAACGCATCGGGCATGGAGGGAGGAAATGA
- a CDS encoding phytoene desaturase family protein: MTDADKTNWDAIVIGSGMGGMAAAAALSKGGHKVLLLEQYQTLGGLTHSFSREGFTWDAGIHYLSGIAPGDRMRDLLDWLSDTPIEFTSMGAVYDNLHIGDADPLALSRPFEAQERDFKDRFPDEAKAIEAWTAALREGRESMHTIFSTRAMPELLGTVLQWWNGRAIDRWCKRTTQEVIDEITDNPELAAAFAAQWFDHGGRPSKASFAMHALISASYLESGAWYPVGGGAVFAEHILPTIAAGGGEARAGARVETLLFEDDRIVGVRTTDGEEFRADAVISDIGARETVNHLLPDDCGHQDWIDEIRSLPPSIAHFSLFMGFEGDVEDAGATRSNHWIYPTGKVDVVWTDAPDSPPPGMFVSFASVKDPGHDPGPAQRYAGELVAWADWSTVEKWADTDAGERGDDYRSFKTRVEDVMFAQFEAYFPELASLVVFRDLSTPLTTSSITGHHRGAFYGLDVTPKRVMSGALQAKTPVPGLFLAGQDVASPGIPGALWGGLLAAASVDPKIVRQFRG; the protein is encoded by the coding sequence ATGACTGACGCTGACAAGACCAACTGGGACGCCATCGTCATCGGTTCGGGCATGGGGGGAATGGCGGCTGCCGCCGCGCTGTCCAAGGGCGGGCACAAGGTGCTCCTGCTCGAGCAATACCAGACCCTTGGCGGCCTGACCCACAGCTTTTCCCGCGAGGGTTTCACCTGGGATGCGGGTATCCATTACCTGAGTGGTATCGCCCCGGGCGATCGAATGCGCGACCTGTTGGACTGGCTGTCGGACACGCCGATCGAATTCACGTCGATGGGGGCCGTCTATGACAACCTTCATATCGGCGACGCGGACCCGCTCGCCTTGTCCCGCCCCTTCGAAGCGCAGGAACGCGATTTCAAGGACCGGTTCCCGGATGAGGCAAAGGCCATCGAAGCCTGGACCGCAGCGCTCAGGGAAGGCCGGGAGTCGATGCACACGATCTTTTCGACACGTGCGATGCCTGAACTTCTTGGCACTGTGTTGCAATGGTGGAATGGCCGCGCCATCGACCGATGGTGCAAGCGGACGACGCAGGAGGTGATCGACGAGATCACCGACAACCCCGAATTGGCCGCCGCATTCGCCGCGCAATGGTTCGATCATGGCGGCAGGCCTAGCAAGGCGAGCTTCGCGATGCATGCCCTGATTTCCGCGTCTTACCTGGAAAGCGGGGCCTGGTATCCGGTGGGGGGCGGTGCGGTCTTTGCCGAACATATCCTGCCCACGATCGCGGCTGGCGGAGGTGAGGCGAGGGCAGGCGCCAGAGTTGAGACGCTTCTCTTCGAGGACGACCGGATTGTCGGTGTGCGGACGACGGACGGGGAGGAATTCCGCGCCGATGCGGTGATCTCGGATATCGGTGCGCGCGAGACGGTGAACCATCTTCTTCCCGACGATTGCGGACATCAGGACTGGATCGACGAAATCCGCTCTCTGCCGCCGTCGATCGCGCATTTCAGCCTGTTCATGGGCTTTGAGGGCGACGTCGAGGATGCCGGAGCGACCCGGTCGAACCACTGGATATATCCGACGGGCAAAGTCGACGTCGTCTGGACGGATGCGCCGGATAGCCCGCCGCCCGGCATGTTCGTCTCATTCGCCTCGGTAAAGGACCCCGGCCATGACCCCGGACCTGCGCAGAGGTACGCTGGCGAACTGGTGGCTTGGGCGGACTGGTCGACGGTGGAGAAATGGGCCGATACGGACGCTGGGGAGCGCGGCGATGATTACCGGTCGTTCAAGACCCGGGTCGAGGATGTGATGTTCGCGCAGTTCGAGGCCTACTTCCCGGAATTGGCCAGCCTCGTCGTGTTCCGCGATCTCTCGACGCCGCTTACGACCTCATCGATCACGGGGCATCACCGGGGCGCGTTCTATGGGCTGGACGTGACGCCCAAACGCGTGATGAGCGGAGCGCTGCAGGCCAAGACGCCGGTCCCGGGCCTGTTCCTCGCCGGTCAGGATGTCGCGAGCCCCGGTATTCCCGGTGCGCTCTGGGGCGGGCTGCTCGCCGCCGCCAGCGTCGATCCGAAGATCGTCCGGCAGTTCCGGGGGTAG
- a CDS encoding dihydrodipicolinate synthase family protein — translation MKQPLTGILPVAPTPFHPDGRVDEDGMRRVLDCMIDQGVDAICVLANYSEQFVLSDEERELLMRLCLEHVAGRVPVIVTTSHFSTDIAVARAKAAESLGAAMVMMMPPYHGVGLVPAEQGIVEHFQAVSDAVSIPIMVQDAPLSGVTLSVPLLVRMAREIENVSYFKVETAFAADKLAALIEAGGADIVGPFDGEEAVTLLADLDAGATGTMTSGLLPEKIRPVVTEYRAGHHDTALKQWKLCLPLINHENRQCGLRACKTVFAAGGVIKSDHVRHPLKPLSERTKSRLLDLARELDLIALRWGM, via the coding sequence GTGAAACAGCCGCTTACCGGGATTCTCCCTGTCGCGCCCACACCGTTCCATCCGGACGGCCGCGTGGACGAAGACGGGATGCGGCGAGTGCTCGATTGCATGATTGATCAGGGCGTCGACGCGATTTGCGTCCTCGCCAACTATTCCGAACAGTTCGTCCTCTCCGACGAGGAGCGTGAGCTTCTGATGCGGCTCTGCCTCGAGCATGTCGCGGGACGAGTTCCGGTGATCGTGACAACCAGTCATTTCTCAACCGACATCGCCGTGGCGCGGGCCAAGGCGGCCGAGTCCCTCGGCGCGGCGATGGTCATGATGATGCCGCCCTATCACGGCGTCGGGCTCGTGCCTGCCGAGCAGGGGATCGTGGAGCATTTCCAGGCGGTGAGCGACGCGGTCTCGATCCCGATCATGGTTCAGGACGCCCCCCTTTCGGGTGTCACGCTCTCCGTCCCGCTCCTCGTCCGCATGGCGCGCGAGATCGAGAATGTGAGCTATTTCAAGGTCGAGACCGCCTTCGCCGCCGACAAGCTCGCCGCGCTGATCGAAGCCGGAGGCGCCGACATTGTTGGTCCGTTCGACGGAGAAGAGGCGGTAACACTACTCGCCGATCTCGATGCCGGCGCAACGGGAACGATGACATCTGGGCTGCTTCCCGAAAAAATCCGGCCTGTCGTGACCGAGTACAGGGCCGGTCACCACGATACGGCGCTGAAACAATGGAAACTTTGCCTGCCTCTGATTAATCACGAGAACCGCCAATGCGGCCTTCGGGCCTGCAAGACCGTCTTTGCCGCTGGCGGCGTCATCAAGAGCGACCATGTGCGTCACCCACTCAAGCCCCTCAGCGAACGCACGAAATCGCGGTTGCTCGACCTCGCGAGAGAGCTTGATCTGATCGCTTTGCGCTGGGGAATGTGA